The genome window AACAAATCTTGAGATCTAGACCTAAAGAAGGAACTTCTACTCAGCCTGTAGTTACCGCCCAACCTGTACCTAAACAAGCAGTTCCCTTCACTTTCATTCCATAGAGTTTGGAGGCAATTAGCACCTTGCTAGAGGCCCAGTTTACtacatctttttcattttcttagtcAGCACCAATTGTAGACCTGAATGTTGAAACCCATATGGCAaaggtgataaaaaaaacaaggattttGATAAGTTGTCTTCTATTTTGATAGGAGAGATTAAAGGCAATTAAAAGATCTAATCTGTATGATCTAGTGAAAGCCGCTGAAATGTTCTTGACTCTAAACATGGTGGTCTTTAAGAAGTTCAAAGTGCCAAAATTTGCTAAATATACTTGTACGCAATACCCAATAACTCATATGAATAAGATGACAAAAGTCATCCGTGATGAGAAACTCATAATCCATTTTTTCCAGGAAAGCTTGGGTGGTGTTGCTCTAAGTTGGTACATGCGGTTGGATAACACTAAGATTAAAAGATTGAAAGATCTAATGAATGCCTTTATCAATTAGTATAAATTTAATATGGATATTGCACCTGATAGAATGAACCATCAAGATATAAAAATGGGCGACAAAGAATATATATTGAAGGATGCTTAGATGTAACATATAATAGCTACTTAAGTAAATCCTCCACTGCTAGAAAAGAAGATGGTTAACTTATTTACCAACATGTTGAAGACACCATACTTTGAGTTCCTAGTTAGAAGTGCAGCCTAACACTTTACTGACTTAGTGATTATGGTTTAAATGATTGAACAAGCTatcaaagcaagaaaaataaaaggtttatcCATGAGTTCTAGAGTCAGGTGGAAAATGAATGATAATGGCCGTCAATTAAGGTAAAAGGGAACAAGTCaaatttataaatgataatGGTACCTATTATATTGTCACCAGATCATCTTTAATGTTGCACCCAACATCGTGATGACCTTTATGTTTCtagaaaaaagaacagatatctgacaTGTTCTTAGAGGGGAAAATGTCTGGTTTAAGGagttgtcacctagtattatggtcattagAAACCATAACTGATTAACAGATATTCTATGGTACacgactggttacgcaaaagaaaagataatatcACCTCTTAAGTGTTTTACCTGAGGTACGCTGCATTGCTTGTTTTGTCTTGAATTCTtatccttttattatttaaaagtttaGAGTCACTACCTGTtgttttggtcactaggaatctTAACTTGTGTATAACTACTGAATAAGAAGACTGATTGtgtatatgaaaaataatatcaccCATAATACACCATACCTAGAGTAAGTTGCACTACTTATTTGTCTATTTATTACTAAATCGCTATTGTGTTTTTCTAGCTATTGGTCTGTCTATTAGTTAAAACATATTCGTCTTTATGAGGTGTATCAGGGTTTTATATGCCAAACTTAgcaattttaaagttaaaatatattttattatattatagttttttctttcctttaataCCACGAATAAGTTCGTAATTTTCAAATgttaaaagtaaagaaaagaagagataaaagggagttattttatttattgtgggcttaatttgtcttttttaatacTGAAAATACATCTTACGTGTAAGTTTCTAAAttcttacataaaaaataaacaaattggttttgttagaatttttgaaatttaggcCAAGTTCTAATGAACTTTAAAAGCTTGTTATAAAATCCAAGCATccaagcaaaatatttttgtaatttgtttttgtaaaacgctatgacaaataaaaaaaaatgctattatatgataaaaaaaattggcttttcctttttgtcaagaacaaaacaaaggtTTCTTTTTACACAATTCcaagatattaaaaaacaattgttttttaaaagaacttaGCCATGATGCAAATTGAAAAATGTTGTTAaggttttttggtattttcatgttttattttttatttttatccatttatctaacaaatgctaaaataaaaaattatgcattaTACACCCACATCTCTTCACCAATTAACTCACACACCCTACAATCATGTATATTTACAAAATCATCCCTAAATATCAATCAAGGTCAtgacaaaacacataaaaaatctttcaaaaaaaaatctaaaatagacCTTCTAAAAGAGGTTGGAAGAATCCCAAATGGTTAAAATATGGTGTAAGAGTTGATGCAACTTTAGGAAAGATATTGGATCTGCCACAACAGTGGTGGTGCATGTTAGTCATGCGCCACCGTTATTGTTAGTGTTTGGGCTCACACATTGCCGCTCGTGAATGACCGACACCTGATGGATCGAATAgatcttctctttctcttcacgTTTATACCAATGATGAATGTTACCATTATCTGTAAAAAGAAACACACATAAGgaatgtttcaatttatttcctcCTCTCTCTATAAAtctgcttctctctctctctctctctctctctctcaagttAGTCTCTTCCTCTTTTACTTGGTGTTGTTTTCGTGGTTAAAGCGTGGAGGATAAGATGTTAGTGATGTCGCAGTGGTTTGAAAGTCCTTGGCTGAAGGAGAGATGTTGTCAGTAGGTGTTGGAATTGTTGTCACCAACTATGTGAGTAGGTAATGGAGGAGGAAACAACAGCTAGTGACCATTGTGAGGAGAGGGGTGACATTACAATAGAAAAATAAGAGTAAGGAGTTATGGTTGAGAGATGATGTGACCGTTAGTCGTGGGTTGGAAGAGATGGTGATGGCTTTTATTATTGCCGGCGATGTGAGGAGATGACTTCGCTAGAGCTGGTGAGAGGGAAACCATGAGTGAGAGAGGATGAAGGTGACAAGTTTGTGTGTTGTTCTTGAAGGAGAGGaccttgttctttttttcttttttttaatttgagaatgTGTGTTGAATGGTGcatgaagagagaaaaattctTGTGTTTTTCTGTGTGGTGGTCATTAGGGggtcatgttttgttttttctccttttaggtGAGTGGTCAACTTAGAGGGATGGTTTTGTGGTGGTCTTTTTTACTTGGTTTCAGTGATTTTTGGTTGTTTGAAGAGTGTTTtcttatggtttgttttaggcTAATTCTCTCACTAATTTCTCCTCcttgtccttttttatttatttatttttggctaATGCTCCCTCTCATATCTaagatttttcaatatttatagccaaatcttttcttttcaattgcatgTTCCTCAGGGAACTGGATTTGTCCTCATTTTCtagtatgtttatttttttatatattttgattttttttaaatacaacatCAACAATAACTCGAAACGTGTTAATAATTAACCACATTGAAAACTAAAGGATGCTaatgcattatatatatatatatatatatatatatatatatatatatatatatatatatatatatatatatattttttttttttcatttgctatttttagattttaatcaTCATTGCAGCGAGTGGGGTGActggtgagaaaaaaaataaccataaagaGTTGACACAATGTTAGCTGTTGTTTCAACAAGTATGATCGAGAACTGCTACTAGAACTTGatatcaaagtgaaaaaaataaatgtacaaACCCAACTTtcgaaagaaaaagatgaatcAATCAAACAATtctaaaccataaaaaacattGGCGTACTTGTCtaaccctcctcctcctcctcctcctcctcctcctctaccgTCATCTTTATCGTTGAAGAAATACTTATCTTTGATCTTCAGATAAGCATGCAATGTCAACAAACTATCTGAGCCAGCTTGATGACTCTTCCCTATAACCCGATCCACTCCCAATTCCTTACATACCCGATCCAACCCACCATGTAAATTCCCACAAAACCTCATTATGTGCTTTATATCATAAACCCTATCTCCAAAGTACACCCTCACTCTTTCGAAAAACTCGTTTAACTCCTCAGGCAGCACTTTCTGAGTCAAACATTTCACCAAGTAACCAAAATCATATGCACAGTGAAACGTTACCCAACTCACTGAGTGATTCAGCACCAGCCCACTCGACATCATCAACTCAGCGAATTTCACCGAATCAATCCCCAGCTCACGATTCTTCTCGAAATCAATACCCTGTCGCCTCAATAACTCCACTGAGTCATGCGCATGTGCATCACGCGCCACATCAAAATCCCTAAAATTGAACTCCCAAATAAACCCAACATCTTTAAGCCCTAGATCGGGTAAATTCCCATCCTCGTCGGCGATCGTGAGTCCGATTTGGATCAGGTTTAAGAGATCAACGTTTGCTTTGAGGCTCAAGTAGTGCGCCCTGGGGCCGCTATGCCGATTATACGGATCTCCAGCGGCAGGACGGACAA of Populus trichocarpa isolate Nisqually-1 chromosome 16, P.trichocarpa_v4.1, whole genome shotgun sequence contains these proteins:
- the LOC7469961 gene encoding probable CCR4-associated factor 1 homolog 11, whose amino-acid sequence is MSNSDKQPPQRAKTVVIRSVWADNLEEEFKLIRSEIDRYPLISMDTEFPGIVVRPAAGDPYNRHSGPRAHYLSLKANVDLLNLIQIGLTIADEDGNLPDLGLKDVGFIWEFNFRDFDVARDAHAHDSVELLRRQGIDFEKNRELGIDSVKFAELMMSSGLVLNHSVSWVTFHCAYDFGYLVKCLTQKVLPEELNEFFERVRVYFGDRVYDIKHIMRFCGNLHGGLDRVCKELGVDRVIGKSHQAGSDSLLTLHAYLKIKDKYFFNDKDDGRGGGGGGGGGGLDKYANVFYGLELFD